Part of the Natrinema caseinilyticum genome is shown below.
GGAAATCAACGCCGTCTTGGACTGGGAGATGGGAACTCTCGGCGATCCGTCGGCAGATCTCGGCTGGATGCTCTGTTACTGGGATACCGATCCGTTGATCGACGAACTCATGCCGACGTTCCTCGGCCGTCCGGGGTATTTGAGCCGCGACGAACTCCTCGATCGGTACGAGCGACAATCCGGACTCGAATTCACGAACCGCCGGTTCTACGTCGGTCTCGGACTGTACATGCTAATCGCGGTGTGCGAGATGTTCTACGCTCGGTATCTCAACGGCAACAGCAACGATGACCTCTACCCGAAGATGGGATCGCTCGTACCGGAGATCAGTCAGCGGGCGAAGGAAGTGATCGACGGAGAGCGAGACATCTGACCCGGCGACGCGACACCCAGAAAGCGGTCGGGATTTTCGATACCGGCCCACGCCCGCGACGCCCGCAGGCGGCCGGCGGCGATACTGTCTCCGCAGGCGCGGAACGATAATAACGGGGAAAATTATATTGTTGGGAATGGTTACTCTTTAAGCGAAGGCAACATGAGCGAGTCACTAGCCGAACGTGTAGACGCTGTCACCGTCGTCGGTGCCGGAACAATGGGCCACGGTATCGCCCAGACGTTCGCGACCGCCGGATACGACGTCACCATCGTCGACGTCGACGAGGAGATTCTGGAGACGGCGCTCGAGAAGATTGAGGGGAGCCTCGCTAAACTCGGCGAGGACCCCGACGCGGCGCTAGATCGAATCGAAACGACGACGTCAGATGAGGAGGCCTACGGCGACGCCGACCTCGTCGTCGAAGCAGTCCCCGAGGATATCGATCTGAAAGCGGAGGTCTTCGCTACCATCGACGACCTCGCACCGGACCGGGCGATACTGGCGACCAACACCAGTACGCTCCCGATCACCGAAATCGCGTCCGCGACGGATCGACCCGGTAACGTCGTCGGCATGCACTTCTCGAACCCGGTCCAGTTGATGGAAATCGTCGAAATCATCCGCGGCGAGGAGACCAGCGACGACGTGTTCGAGGCGGTCCAGGAACTCAGCGAGGAGATCGGAAAGGCGCCGGTGCTCGTCGAGAAGGACATTCCCGGCTTCCTCATCAATCGAATCAACCTCCGATTCTGGCTCGAGGCCGTTCGACAGGTCGAACAGGGCATCCAGAATAAGGAGACGATCGACGCTGCGATCCGCCGGATCGGACTGCCGATGGGTCCGTTCGAGGTTCTCGATTTCAGCGGCATCGACGTCGCCACGATGGCTGCCCGTTCGATGCGTGACCGGGGTGTCGACTTGCACGTCCCAGACCTACTTGAGAAGAAGACGGACGCCGGCGACTACGGGATGAAAACCGGCGACGGATTCTACACGTATCCGGAACCAGGGGAGTACTCGCGGGTCGACATTCCGCGCGAGCGGCGGCACGACTTCGATCCGAAACACCTCCTCGCGCCAGCCGTCAACGAGGCGGCGTGGTTGCTCGCCAACGACGTGACGACGAAGTCGGAGATCGACAAGGCGATGAAAATCGGAATGAACTGGCCGCGCGGGCTGCTCGAGTTCGCCGACGAACTCGGTATCGACCGACTCGTCGAGACGCTGGAAACGCTCCGCGAGCGGTCGGGATGGGAGGAGTACGAACCCCATCCGCTGCTCCGCGAAATGGCCTCGAACGACGAGGTCGGTCAGAAATCGGGGATCGGCTTCTACGAGTGGGAGTACGAGCGGACGCAGTTCGAGACGGTGCAGTACGAGCGACGCGAGGACCTCGCTTGGATCACCCTCGACAGACCCGACCAGCTCAACGCGCTCGACGAGCCGAGCTGGAAGGGATTGAACGCCGCCCTCGAGCGGGCAGCGAGAGACGAAGACGTCCGTGCGACGGTTCTCACGGGATCGGGACGGGCGTTCTGTGCCGGTGACGACATCGCAGAGATCCAGAGCTGGGAATCGGCAGACGACGCCGCGGAAATGGTAGACGAGGTCCTCGGGCCGACCGCCAAGACCCTCCGAAACCACCCCAAGCCGCTGATTGCGGCTGTCAACGGCGTAGCGAATGGAGGGGGCTGCGAACTCGTTTTGCTGAGCGACCTCGCCGTCGCTTCCGAGGGGAGCGACTTCGCCCTTCCCGAAGCGAAGATCGGTGCGCTCCCGCCGATCGGCCTCACCTACGGGCGGATGAGTCTCGGAAAGAAAGACATCATGGAGCTTGCACTAACCGGTGACCAGCTGACCGCGTCCGAGGCCGAATCGATGGGGATCGTCAACTACGTGGTCGGCGACGAACAGGTGGCAGACGTCGCTCACGAACTCGCTCGTTCGACGACGGCATCAGCGCCGGGCTCCGTCGCGGAGATGAAGGACCTGTGGACGGGGATGGAAGACGATCTCCTCGACGCGTGGTTCGGTGACGCGCTGGACCGCCTCGTCGAGCGAACTCAGTCGGCGGAAGCCAGCGAGGGGCTCGCGGCATTCCTTGAGAAGCGCGATCCGGACTGGCAGCGGTAACCGTCTGGGCGAAGACTCAAGCCGCGCTCAGGCGTACCGCACCGCTACGTAACCCTTCGCGGGGCCGCACCGACGACCGGCACAACCGTTTACGTCGAGTCGGCGATGGTGCCCAACGAGTCGATGAGTGATTCGATCTCGGCGACGGACGCCTCCATCGACGGCATCGCGATGACGACATCGGCACCGTCCCGCGAGTATCGCCGGAACTGATCTCGAACGTCCGATTCCGTTCCGGAGACGGTCAGTTCGGTCACCATCCGGTCGGAGATCGCCTCGACCGCCGCGTCGCGATTGCCGTCGCGGAAACGGTCGTGTGCTCTGTCGGGCGCGTCTCCGAACCCGTACTCGTTTACCTGTTCATTGTACCCCATTGCCATCTCCTGGGCGAGGAGATACCGAACGCGTCGCTCGGCCCGGTCCGGGTCGTCGTCGACGGCCGTCGGCACCCATGGGGCGACAAGCAGGTCGTCAGGATCTCGACCGGCATTGCGTGCACTCTCCCGCACGTCCGAGACGTGGCTCGAAAACGAGGACTGCGGAATGAATGCCGGTAACCAGCCGTCGGCATACTCTCCAGTTAACGAACGATTCGCATCGCTGATGGCAGCGTTGAGTATCGGGACGTTGCCGTCCGCCTCGAGTGTCATGTTGTAGGGGCCGATATCGAACACCTCGCCGTCGTAGTCAACTGTGCCACCGGCCGTCGTCTGTCGGATAATCTCGATCGCTTCTCGGAGTCGTCGAAGCGGCCGATCGAACGCCATCCCGTGCCACCCTTCGACGATCGGCGGCGAACTTACGCCGAGTCCGAGGAGTGTACGGCCGTTCGAGAGTTGCTGGAGCGTCGCCGCACTCATTCCGAGTAACGTGGGGCTCCGAGAGTAGACGCTGGCCACGCCGGTTCCGATTTGGACGTCGGTCGTACACTGTGCGACTGCGGCGAGCGTGGCGACTCCGTTACTGCCGGACGCCTCCTGTTTCCACACCGAGTGGAGCCCCGACTCGTCGGCACGCTTTGCGAACTCCAGCGTTCGGTTGAGCGATACGTGCGAGAATTCGTCGGGGAGGACGAGACCGAGTTTAGGCATCGTCCATAGATTCACCGCCCCGGTCTTCAACCTTCGCGCCCGATTTCAATTTACGAGTACGACAAGTTCACCTGAATGACGTTCGCAGTCTCGAGGATCCGGTCCGCGCACTCTTCGCTGAGAACCGTCTCGGTGAGACGATTGGCAGGCCCGTAGATGCCGACCGCAGCGGTGACGGTGTCGACGCCGGTCTGGACCGGGGCTCCGACGCCGCGCATCCCCTCGAAGCGTTCCTCGTCGTCGATCGCGTACCCCTTCTCCCGAATTCGTTTTAATTCGTCGGACAGTTCGTCGGACTCCGTGATCGTGTGTTCGGTCTTCGGTGCCAGACCGTACCGATCGACGATCTCACAGACCCGGTCCTCGGAGAGTTGTGCGAGAATCGCTTTCCCACATGCGGTCGTACTGAGTCGCGTTTTCGTTCCAGGGTGTGTTCGCTGGATGTGTATGTTCGAACTCTTGTCCCCCTTTTTCATTCCGAGGATAACGCCAAGCCCGTCCTCTTCGACCATTAGGACGGCGTACTCGCCCGTTTCTCTCGCAAGCGATTTGAGCTCGGGCTCGGCAACCCTGTACACGTCGTACTGACTGCGAACGTGATTGCCCACTTCGAGAAACATCGACGCCACTGTGTACGTACCGTCAGACAGTTCGACTACGTATCCGAGCGATTCGAGCGTGGTGAGGTAGTCGTAGGTAGAGCTCAACGGCATATCGAGCTGTTCGGAGACTTCCGTCACCGATGCTCGATCGAGGTCGAGAAGCGCCCTAATTAACCGATCGGCCCGCTCCACCGACTTCACCGTGCTTGCCATATGACATCATTAAACACAGGGTCACATAATTGTTTTGGTAATACCGAAACCGGGGTTTCTCCCCAATGACGGGCCTGTGTGAAGCGATAGGAGAACGGCCGGTGACGCTCGAATCGGCGCTGACGGCGGTTATCAGCTGTCGTCATCGACCATCTCCTTCGGAAATAACGGATCGTCTCGTACGACCGCCTCAGAGCGGCGGAATGACTTCCGGACCAGAGATCGGCTACCGTCTCCGGAAACGGATGCGTCGGCAGTAACCGCCTTCGCTCCGTCGAAGCGCTACGAGTCGGCCGAAAACGCGGAGCCGATAATGTCGGCCCAGGCTAACAACCGTTCGTCGTCGCCGAAGCGGGCCGTACACTGGAGCCCCAGCGGCAGCCCACCGTCGGTTTCGCTAACGGGAACGGTTACGGCGGGTAGTCCGGTGTGCGTCCAGGGGAGATTCATCACGGGATCGCCGGTATCGTCGATCCCCTTCGGGGCAGGCCCCGGCGCTGCCGGGCTCACCCAGACGTCGATTCCGTGATCGTCCAGTAGGGCATCGAGTTCCCTCCGAAGTTCGAGTCGCTTCGTGCGTGCGCCACCCAGCGACCCGCTGTCGACCGTGCGCCCACTGGTGACGAGTTCGGAGATCGTTTCCGAGTATCGATCGCCGTACTCCTCGAACAGTTCGTAATGTGACAGCGAGGCCTCCGCCTCCACGAGCGTCTGATGACGTTCGATGATCGCATCGATCTCTGAGAGCGCGTTCGGAACCCGGCGTATCTCTACGCCGGCTTCTTCCAGTCGATTACACTGCGCGCGGAAGTGACGTCGGCCAGACTCAGAGGCCTTTTCGAGATACGCATCGGCGGGGACACCGAGCGTCGGCGTTCCGGGATCGGCGTTCGCCGTCCAGTCCTCGTACAAGAGCGGTGCGACGAACGTGGCGTCTGCGACCGTGGCGGTAAAGTACCCAACGTGGTCGACCGAGGGGGCCATCGGTAGCACGCCCTCGCTTGAGATCCGTCCGTGACTCGGCTTGAGACCGACTATTCCGCAGAAGGCCGCAGGGCGGACGATAGAGCCGACCGTCTGGGTTCCCAGCGCCAGCGGGCACATACCAGCAGCGACCGCTGCCGCGGATCCGCTGCTCGATCCACCGGGTGTCCGCTCGAGATCACGGGGGTTTCGCGTCGGTCCGGGATCGTAATAGCCGAATTCCGTCGTTACCGTCTTTCCGAGGACGATAGTGCCCGCCGCCCGGAGTGCGCTCACCGCTCCGCCTTCAGGTCTGGTCAGCGCTTCTGGCGGCAAATCCGTACCCGCACGGGTTTCCAGTTCGCGCGCGTGGAACAGATCTTTCACACCGACGGGGACGCCGTATAGCGGCGGCCGTTCGCCGTATGTCTCTCCATGAATTCGCTCGATTTCAGTCCGCTCACGCTCCACACGGGCCCACTGATCAGGTTCGTCGACGAACGCGTGGACATCTGGCTCCCGCTTCTCAGTTCGACGGCGGATACTGTCCACGTACTCGTCCAGTTCGGTGTCGCCTCGTCGCAGCGCTTCGGTCGTCTCCTCGAGTGACATCGCCTCGAACATAGCGATTGTATCGATCCACTATCGTATACCTCTTTTGACGAAAACGAAACGCAGTGGAGAGTGCGGTGAACACCTCCAAAGACAGCGACGGTGTTCGCAGCCCTCACTCAACCTCGACTACGGCGATCGACCGCACGTCCGGACTTCGCGGTCACGTCGCCAGATCCCGTCGGACGATACACTGCATCCGTACCGATAGCACCTCGGCGTCGTCGTTGTAGACCCGCTGTTCGAACGTCACGTCGCCGCGGTCCGCGTGACGATCGGACGCCGACTTCTCGATTACCTCGAGCTCTACTCGTAGCGTATCACCCGGTTGTACGGGACGGCGAAAGCGGAGGTCGTCCATTCCGCGTCCACCGAGATTTGCGATTTCGTCGAAGACGTCCTCTACGGTCAGTTTGCTCGCGATACACATCGTGTGATGGCCGCTCGCGATCAGTTCGCCGAATATCGACTCTCCGGCCGCGGCCTCGTCGACGTGAAACGGCTGCGGATCGAACTCCTCGGCAAACTCGACAATTTCGTCTTTTTCGATGGTATAGCTCCGCGTCTCGAACACATCACCGGGATCGAGATCTTCGAAGTAGCGAGACATACCGAACCGTTACTCCACACGAGATAAAGTACTTGCTGTCGATACCCTGGCAGATGTCCCGATGGCCCCGAGAGGCGATGGCTACTCGCCGAGGGAAGCGTTTAATCTCTTCTATATTGTTCTGGTATAACACACCATGACTAAGACCGACGACGTAACCGCGTACGACCTGCTTCATCGAGCCTGTAACAAGTACGCATCGCGCCCGATCGCTACGGTCGACGGCGAAACGTGGACGTACGGGGAGGCCTGGGAGCGAGGCGGTCAGCTGGCATGCGCGTTCTCCGACCGTGGATTCGAGAAGGGAGATCATATCGGTATCGTGATGTCGAACCAGTTGGACTACCTCACCGCGAACTTCGCCTGCGTCCGCGGCGGCTTCGTAAACGTGCCGATGAACGAGATGTTGACGGACGACGAGTTCGCGTACATACTCGAGGATTCGGGAGCGCGAGGGGCAGTAGTGGGGTCCGAGTTCACCGACACAATCGCGGAACTGCGACCCGATCTGCCCCACCTCGAAACCGTCGTCGCTGTGGACGACGCACCACGTGACGGCCAGATTCCCCTCGAGACCGCTCTCGTCACCGACGGTGTGTCAGCGCTCGACGTCACCATCGATCAGAGCGACCTCCTCCGGCTTTCCTACACCGGCGGAACGACTGGGCGGCCCAAGGGGGCTCGACACACTCACGGAGTCATCGCGATGGACATGCTGGCCCACGTCATCGCGTTCGAAATCCGCGACGGCGAAGAGATGCTCATCATGACGCCGCTCCCACACGCCGCCGGATACATCCATCTGGGTGCGCTTACACAGGGTGCTCATCTCACCATCTCTAGAGGCTTCGACTCGGATGTCTTCCTTCGGCTACTCGACGAGCGGCCGATCACCTGGGCGTTCCTCGTGCCGACAATGATCTACCGGACGCTCGACGCCGACGCGCTGGACGAGGCAGACGTGTCGGGACTCGAGACGCTGGTCTACGGTGCTGCCCCTATCTCGGAGGAGCGGCTGACCGAGGCGATCGATGCGTTCGGCGACGTGTTCATCCAAGCCTACGGGCAGACGGAAATGCCGAACGTCGGAACGGTGCTCCCGAAGGACGACCACCGACGGGGCGAAGATCGCGTTCGATCCTGTGGTCGACCGGCAACACTGGTCGATGCCGAGATCTCCGACGTTGAGGACGGAGCGATCGAGTCGTTCCTCGACCGGGGAGAGGTCGGCGAACTGGTGCTGCGGTCCCCCTATGTGATGGATGGCTATCACGGGAAGCCCGAGAAGACGGCTCGAACGCTCGTCGACGGGTGGCTTCTGACCGGCGATATCGCCCGGATGGACGACGACGGCTACGTCTATCTACTCGATCGTGCCAGCGACGTGATCGTCTCCGGAGGGATGAACGTCTACACCACCGAGGTCGAAGACGCTCTCGAGCGCCATCCCGATTTGAATCTGGTCGCTGTGATCGGCGTCCCCCATGACGATTGGGGCGAGGCAGTTCACGCCGTCGTCGATGCGGACACCGACGAGATCGATACCGCCGAGGTACTAGCCTTCGCCGACAATCAACTCGCCGATTACAAGAAACCGAAGAGCGTCGAGTTTCGCGACGATATTCCGACTACCCCGTACGGAAAAGTGGATAAGAAGGCGCTTCGAGAGCCACACTGGGAAGGCACTGACAGGCACATCCATTGAACCCCGAGCAGTTCACGATCTGCCTCCGCAGCGACTCGGCGATCGATCGATCCCCGCAGACGACGCCGCTTCACCGACCGCCCCGGTCGATGAGTCTACCGGTAGCAGACAAAAGATCGTTGGTGCACTAACTTACGTTATTCGCGCTGTCGCTTCAGCGAACGGCGTCTCTCGGACTGTAGAAGCCAACGGTGACCAGCGTTTGTAACACCGGTTAGACCACATCCGCGTATGGCCAACAGCCGTATCGGGACCGTGACATCGGCGGAAACGACAGCTAAATGTGCCATAGTCACAAACCGTATAGAAGGTGAAGCGGATCGAAACATTACTCGAAACGAGAGTCGAACGGACGCCGGACGAACCGTTTCTCACGATGGCCGACGAGACGTTCACGTTTCGCGACGTGAGGAACGAATCCAAGCGATACGCGAACGCGCTGACGGAACTCGGCGTCGAGGCCGGCGACAGAGTGGGACTGTTCCTCCCGAACCGTCCAGAGTTCGTCTTTCTCCTGTTCGCGAACGCGTACGTCGATAGCGTGACCGCGCCGTCGAATCCCGAGTACCGGCCGTCGGAACTGCGCCACTCGATCGAACTCTCACGGCCGGTGGTGCTCGTCACGACGCCCGATCTCCTCGAAATCGCTATCGAGGCTGTGGACGGAACCGGCGTCAAGCGGATCGTAACGACCGAGCCGGTCGAGGAATACGAATCGCTCCCGGGGCTTGCGGCCGACCAGTCGACCACTGTCGATGCCCACGACGGCGACGCAGAGACGGTCGGGCTACACATGTACACATCCGGGACGACTGGACCGCCGAAGGCGGTCGAATGCCAGCACGAGAACTGGACGATCAGCGCGATCGATTTCCAGAAATGGCTCGGAATCACAGTCGACGACACGCTGTTCACCGCATTGCGGCTCTTCCACGCGAACGCACAGATCTATTCGATCCTCGCCGCCGTCGCGGGAGGCGCGGAGGCCATCGTTTACGAGCGATTTTTGTCGTCGAACTGGTGGGACTGGTGTCGCGGCCACGGTGTCACAGTGTTCAACGCGATGGGCCGCATGCTCAAGATGTTGGACAATCTGCCGGAAACCGACGAGGATCACGATAATTCAGTCGAAATCGTCATGTCCGCAGGAACCCCCCCAGATCTACTCGAACCGTTCGAGGAGCGATTCGGCGTGCGCGTAGTCGATGGCTATTCGCTCACGGAAGTCCCGATGCTAATGCTCAATCCGATCGATGAATCGAAGCGACGAATCGGGAGTGTGGGGCTTCCACCGGCGGAAAAGCGCGTTCGCATCGTCGACGATGACGGAAATCCAGTGCCGATAGGCGAGAAAGGCGAGATCGTCCAGTAGTGTCCGACTCGCATGGCAGGCTATCATCGGCAGCCGGACAAGACCGACGAGGCGGTCGTCGACGGTTGGTTCCATACCGGCGATTATGGGAAGCTAGACGAGGACGGATTCCTCTACTTCCTCGATCGAAAGAAGGACATCGTTCGCGGGCCGGCGAAAACATCTCGTCGTACGAGGTCGAGAGCGTCATCAAGGCGATGGACGCGGTCGACGAGGTTGCCGTCATCCCAAGCCCCGACGAATTCTACACCGAGGTTGTGAAAGCCCTCGTCCGGGTGAAAGACGAAAGTGAGTTCGCGCCGGAGGAGATAGTTGATCACTGTCGAGACGAACTTGCGACGTTCAAGACACCGCGGTACGTCGAGTACGTCGAGGAGTTTCCGTACACGCCGACTGGCAAGATCCAAAAGCAGAAGCTCCGAGAGCGCGAAACGGACGCGGAACCGGATCACTGGGACCGGGAGAGCTAATCCGGTCCACGTCCCGCGATCGGACCACCCGACGAACACGACCGTTGCCGATCCGCACCATGCCAGCCGAGTTCACGAGACGAGAGCGAAACGAGACATCGCAGAAACAAATGCGGGAT
Proteins encoded:
- a CDS encoding 3-hydroxyacyl-CoA dehydrogenase/enoyl-CoA hydratase family protein; this encodes MSESLAERVDAVTVVGAGTMGHGIAQTFATAGYDVTIVDVDEEILETALEKIEGSLAKLGEDPDAALDRIETTTSDEEAYGDADLVVEAVPEDIDLKAEVFATIDDLAPDRAILATNTSTLPITEIASATDRPGNVVGMHFSNPVQLMEIVEIIRGEETSDDVFEAVQELSEEIGKAPVLVEKDIPGFLINRINLRFWLEAVRQVEQGIQNKETIDAAIRRIGLPMGPFEVLDFSGIDVATMAARSMRDRGVDLHVPDLLEKKTDAGDYGMKTGDGFYTYPEPGEYSRVDIPRERRHDFDPKHLLAPAVNEAAWLLANDVTTKSEIDKAMKIGMNWPRGLLEFADELGIDRLVETLETLRERSGWEEYEPHPLLREMASNDEVGQKSGIGFYEWEYERTQFETVQYERREDLAWITLDRPDQLNALDEPSWKGLNAALERAARDEDVRATVLTGSGRAFCAGDDIAEIQSWESADDAAEMVDEVLGPTAKTLRNHPKPLIAAVNGVANGGGCELVLLSDLAVASEGSDFALPEAKIGALPPIGLTYGRMSLGKKDIMELALTGDQLTASEAESMGIVNYVVGDEQVADVAHELARSTTASAPGSVAEMKDLWTGMEDDLLDAWFGDALDRLVERTQSAEASEGLAAFLEKRDPDWQR
- a CDS encoding LLM class flavin-dependent oxidoreductase; protein product: MPKLGLVLPDEFSHVSLNRTLEFAKRADESGLHSVWKQEASGSNGVATLAAVAQCTTDVQIGTGVASVYSRSPTLLGMSAATLQQLSNGRTLLGLGVSSPPIVEGWHGMAFDRPLRRLREAIEIIRQTTAGGTVDYDGEVFDIGPYNMTLEADGNVPILNAAISDANRSLTGEYADGWLPAFIPQSSFSSHVSDVRESARNAGRDPDDLLVAPWVPTAVDDDPDRAERRVRYLLAQEMAMGYNEQVNEYGFGDAPDRAHDRFRDGNRDAAVEAISDRMVTELTVSGTESDVRDQFRRYSRDGADVVIAMPSMEASVAEIESLIDSLGTIADST
- a CDS encoding IclR family transcriptional regulator; this encodes MASTVKSVERADRLIRALLDLDRASVTEVSEQLDMPLSSTYDYLTTLESLGYVVELSDGTYTVASMFLEVGNHVRSQYDVYRVAEPELKSLARETGEYAVLMVEEDGLGVILGMKKGDKSSNIHIQRTHPGTKTRLSTTACGKAILAQLSEDRVCEIVDRYGLAPKTEHTITESDELSDELKRIREKGYAIDDEERFEGMRGVGAPVQTGVDTVTAAVGIYGPANRLTETVLSEECADRILETANVIQVNLSYS
- a CDS encoding amidase; amino-acid sequence: MFEAMSLEETTEALRRGDTELDEYVDSIRRRTEKREPDVHAFVDEPDQWARVERERTEIERIHGETYGERPPLYGVPVGVKDLFHARELETRAGTDLPPEALTRPEGGAVSALRAAGTIVLGKTVTTEFGYYDPGPTRNPRDLERTPGGSSSGSAAAVAAGMCPLALGTQTVGSIVRPAAFCGIVGLKPSHGRISSEGVLPMAPSVDHVGYFTATVADATFVAPLLYEDWTANADPGTPTLGVPADAYLEKASESGRRHFRAQCNRLEEAGVEIRRVPNALSEIDAIIERHQTLVEAEASLSHYELFEEYGDRYSETISELVTSGRTVDSGSLGGARTKRLELRRELDALLDDHGIDVWVSPAAPGPAPKGIDDTGDPVMNLPWTHTGLPAVTVPVSETDGGLPLGLQCTARFGDDERLLAWADIIGSAFSADS
- a CDS encoding MaoC family dehydratase, whose protein sequence is MSRYFEDLDPGDVFETRSYTIEKDEIVEFAEEFDPQPFHVDEAAAGESIFGELIASGHHTMCIASKLTVEDVFDEIANLGGRGMDDLRFRRPVQPGDTLRVELEVIEKSASDRHADRGDVTFEQRVYNDDAEVLSVRMQCIVRRDLAT
- a CDS encoding AMP-binding protein — its product is MTKTDDVTAYDLLHRACNKYASRPIATVDGETWTYGEAWERGGQLACAFSDRGFEKGDHIGIVMSNQLDYLTANFACVRGGFVNVPMNEMLTDDEFAYILEDSGARGAVVGSEFTDTIAELRPDLPHLETVVAVDDAPRDGQIPLETALVTDGVSALDVTIDQSDLLRLSYTGGTTGRPKGARHTHGVIAMDMLAHVIAFEIRDGEEMLIMTPLPHAAGYIHLGALTQGAHLTISRGFDSDVFLRLLDERPITWAFLVPTMIYRTLDADALDEADVSGLETLVYGAAPISEERLTEAIDAFGDVFIQAYGQTEMPNVGTVLPKDDHRRGEDRVRSCGRPATLVDAEISDVEDGAIESFLDRGEVGELVLRSPYVMDGYHGKPEKTARTLVDGWLLTGDIARMDDDGYVYLLDRASDVIVSGGMNVYTTEVEDALERHPDLNLVAVIGVPHDDWGEAVHAVVDADTDEIDTAEVLAFADNQLADYKKPKSVEFRDDIPTTPYGKVDKKALREPHWEGTDRHIH
- a CDS encoding AMP-binding protein, with product MKRIETLLETRVERTPDEPFLTMADETFTFRDVRNESKRYANALTELGVEAGDRVGLFLPNRPEFVFLLFANAYVDSVTAPSNPEYRPSELRHSIELSRPVVLVTTPDLLEIAIEAVDGTGVKRIVTTEPVEEYESLPGLAADQSTTVDAHDGDAETVGLHMYTSGTTGPPKAVECQHENWTISAIDFQKWLGITVDDTLFTALRLFHANAQIYSILAAVAGGAEAIVYERFLSSNWWDWCRGHGVTVFNAMGRMLKMLDNLPETDEDHDNSVEIVMSAGTPPDLLEPFEERFGVRVVDGYSLTEVPMLMLNPIDESKRRIGSVGLPPAEKRVRIVDDDGNPVPIGEKGEIVQ
- a CDS encoding AMP-binding enzyme, whose protein sequence is MDAVDEVAVIPSPDEFYTEVVKALVRVKDESEFAPEEIVDHCRDELATFKTPRYVEYVEEFPYTPTGKIQKQKLRERETDAEPDHWDRES